In Curtobacterium sp. TC1, the following proteins share a genomic window:
- a CDS encoding helix-turn-helix domain-containing protein translates to MARTARSTPAELAPAPWPDRHSTDPSAEVARQFVLNLHDAMEGRSLRSVAEDAGIHHVTLLKILHGRAWPDLATISRLEIGLNADLYPTRAPLRKPGGSRSKPSRAAE, encoded by the coding sequence ATGGCACGGACCGCGCGCTCAACACCCGCTGAACTCGCCCCCGCGCCTTGGCCAGATCGGCACTCCACCGACCCATCCGCCGAGGTAGCGCGACAGTTCGTGCTCAACCTCCACGACGCGATGGAGGGCCGTTCCTTGCGTTCGGTCGCCGAAGACGCTGGAATCCACCACGTCACGCTGCTCAAGATTCTTCATGGCCGCGCCTGGCCCGACCTCGCAACGATCTCCCGGCTCGAAATCGGACTGAACGCCGACCTGTATCCGACTCGCGCCCCGTTGCGGAAGCCGGGCGGTTCACGGTCGAAGCCCTCGAGGGCAGCGGAATAG
- a CDS encoding MFS transporter has protein sequence MSTTHIRTSGPAPTGFIDRIGLPRPLVWGFVGLLLFMIGDGVESGYIAPYLANNGAGTETNAAIIISVYGAVVTIGSWLSGALSDVWGPRRVMIIGAVSWAALEVLFLAVALPTQSYWLMLVIYGLRGIGYPFFAYGFLVWVLAGSPAHRLGSAVGWFYFAFTGGLPTLGSLLASGTEPIIGEYLTLWVSLVLVALGAVVSLIGLKGAKGGNRLARPEVTTGKSIVNSVAIAFTRPRVGLGCLVRIVNTAPQFGLFVFFPTIFAKDLGFGTAGWLQLVFILGASNIFANLFFGVLSDRLGWHRTLRWFGCIGSAIAVLAFYFIPQATDQYWVSALCAAFFGVTLAGFTPISVLMSLMAPGQKGNSIAVLNLGAGAATFVGPLIVAIFLAPLGAGGVTIIFAALYVLAGISVRWLRVPEESAKVVAAGGTLQDLTEHPEAVSDTATAGTPEQLK, from the coding sequence ATGTCCACCACGCACATCCGCACCAGCGGCCCCGCCCCCACTGGCTTCATCGACCGGATCGGCCTGCCCCGGCCGCTCGTCTGGGGCTTCGTCGGCCTGCTCCTGTTCATGATCGGCGACGGCGTCGAATCCGGCTACATCGCCCCGTACCTTGCCAACAACGGAGCCGGCACCGAAACGAACGCGGCGATCATCATCTCCGTGTACGGCGCCGTCGTCACTATCGGATCCTGGTTGTCCGGAGCACTCTCCGACGTCTGGGGTCCGCGGCGAGTCATGATCATCGGTGCCGTCTCCTGGGCCGCCCTCGAGGTGCTCTTCCTCGCCGTAGCGCTCCCGACCCAGAGCTACTGGCTGATGCTGGTCATCTACGGCCTTCGCGGCATTGGATACCCGTTCTTCGCTTACGGCTTCCTCGTCTGGGTTCTCGCCGGAAGTCCCGCGCACCGACTTGGCTCTGCTGTCGGCTGGTTCTACTTCGCGTTCACGGGCGGCCTTCCCACACTCGGGTCGTTGCTCGCCAGCGGGACAGAACCGATCATCGGCGAGTACCTCACGCTGTGGGTATCCCTCGTCCTCGTCGCCCTTGGCGCAGTCGTGTCCCTCATCGGACTCAAAGGCGCGAAAGGCGGGAACCGGCTTGCCCGCCCCGAAGTCACCACCGGCAAGAGCATCGTCAACTCGGTGGCGATCGCCTTCACCCGACCCCGCGTCGGCCTTGGCTGCCTCGTCCGCATCGTGAACACCGCACCGCAGTTCGGCTTGTTCGTCTTCTTCCCGACGATCTTCGCCAAGGACCTCGGATTCGGCACCGCCGGATGGCTGCAACTGGTGTTCATCCTCGGCGCATCGAACATCTTCGCGAACCTGTTCTTCGGCGTCCTGTCCGACCGACTCGGCTGGCACCGCACCCTCCGGTGGTTCGGATGCATCGGATCCGCGATTGCAGTCCTGGCGTTCTATTTCATCCCCCAGGCGACCGACCAGTACTGGGTGTCCGCCCTGTGCGCTGCGTTCTTCGGCGTGACCCTCGCCGGCTTCACCCCGATCTCGGTGCTCATGTCCCTAATGGCCCCCGGCCAGAAGGGGAACTCCATCGCCGTACTCAACCTCGGCGCCGGAGCAGCGACCTTCGTCGGCCCGCTGATCGTCGCGATCTTCCTCGCCCCGCTCGGCGCTGGCGGCGTGACGATCATCTTCGCGGCACTGTACGTCCTCGCTGGCATCTCCGTCCGGTGGCTGCGTGTGCCGGAGGAGTCCGCGAAGGTCGTTGCCGCCGGCGGCACGCTCCAGGACCTCACCGAGCACCCGGAGGCCGTTTCGGATACCGCTACCGCCGGCACCCCGGAGCAGCTGAAGTAG
- a CDS encoding alcohol dehydrogenase catalytic domain-containing protein produces the protein MRAVVLDGTGSIEIADIPAPTPRANDVVIAPEAVGICGTDIHLASGDYPTGTFPIVPGHEFAGTVTAIGSDVSKFAVGDRVSVDPNVNCGHCVECLAGATNLCENLYPIGVTVNGACAELVSVPEKVVFKLPEGVDWATGALIEPLACVLHAFGRIKPISGQRVLIYGAGSIGLLALAVAKARGAKTIEIIEPSPVRRDAALEFGADSAGQPGTNSGEQNIDLVIEASGHPAAVSDALTRLANRGTLLQMGVVSPTATIDLRPYDLFDRELSIIGSQSLATSYPDAVTEIVTLDDLAPRTVTHTFGLDDYAAALEAAKSETARKVHLLPQQ, from the coding sequence ATGCGCGCAGTAGTGCTCGATGGCACAGGCTCGATCGAAATCGCCGACATCCCTGCCCCGACCCCCAGGGCAAACGACGTCGTGATCGCCCCTGAAGCGGTGGGGATCTGCGGCACCGACATCCATCTTGCCTCTGGCGACTACCCGACCGGAACGTTCCCCATCGTCCCCGGACACGAGTTCGCCGGCACGGTCACCGCAATCGGATCAGATGTCAGCAAGTTCGCCGTGGGTGACCGCGTGTCCGTCGACCCAAACGTCAACTGTGGACACTGCGTCGAATGTCTGGCCGGTGCCACGAACCTCTGCGAGAACCTCTACCCGATCGGCGTCACGGTGAACGGCGCATGCGCTGAGCTCGTCTCCGTGCCCGAGAAGGTCGTCTTCAAGCTGCCTGAAGGTGTCGATTGGGCGACCGGTGCGCTCATCGAGCCCCTCGCGTGCGTGCTCCACGCCTTCGGCCGCATCAAGCCGATCAGTGGCCAGCGCGTTCTCATCTATGGGGCGGGATCCATTGGCCTCCTTGCCCTCGCCGTCGCAAAGGCGCGTGGAGCGAAGACCATCGAGATCATCGAACCAAGCCCGGTGCGCCGCGACGCCGCGCTCGAGTTCGGAGCCGATTCCGCCGGGCAGCCCGGAACGAACTCCGGGGAACAGAACATCGATCTCGTCATCGAAGCATCCGGTCATCCGGCCGCTGTGTCCGACGCACTGACGCGACTCGCGAACCGCGGAACGCTCCTCCAGATGGGCGTTGTCAGCCCCACTGCCACCATCGACCTCCGACCGTACGACCTGTTCGACCGCGAGCTGTCCATCATCGGCTCCCAGTCCCTCGCCACGTCCTACCCGGACGCGGTCACCGAGATCGTCACTCTTGACGACCTCGCACCCCGCACCGTCACCCACACCTTCGGGCTCGACGACTACGCGGCCGCCCTCGAGGCAGCGAAGTCCGAAACCGCCCGCAAGGTGCACCTCCTCCCGCAGCAGTGA
- the glpX gene encoding class II fructose-bisphosphatase — MSSPVGEPTAHTGTLFLQPDRNLALELVRATEAAAIRAQPWVGRGEKNLADGAAVDAMRKFLGTVNFDGVVVIGEGEKDNAPMLYNGEHVGNGHGPACDIAVDPIDGTSLTAAGRQNAISVMAVSDRGSMYDPSAVFYMDKIAAGPEGRGVLDLEKPIGDNIRALAKAKGKDLEDMQIAVLDRPRHDELIRAIRATGAGTRLLLDGDVAGGIAAALPGSTIDMCVGVGGTPEGIITACAIKALGGVILGKLQPKDDEEREKAIAAGHDLDKVLDQDDLVTGDNTFFVATGVTDGVLVDGVRRSRGVIHTDSLVLRSRSNTIRRIQADHRAEKWF; from the coding sequence ATGTCCTCTCCCGTCGGTGAACCCACTGCTCATACCGGAACGCTGTTCCTCCAGCCCGACCGCAACCTGGCGCTCGAGCTCGTGCGTGCGACGGAGGCAGCGGCGATCCGGGCGCAGCCGTGGGTCGGGCGCGGTGAGAAGAACCTCGCGGACGGTGCCGCCGTCGACGCGATGCGGAAGTTCCTCGGCACGGTGAACTTCGACGGTGTCGTCGTCATCGGTGAGGGCGAGAAGGACAACGCCCCGATGCTCTACAACGGCGAGCACGTCGGCAACGGACACGGTCCGGCCTGCGACATCGCCGTGGACCCGATCGACGGCACCTCGCTCACCGCCGCCGGCCGCCAGAACGCCATCTCCGTGATGGCCGTCTCGGACCGCGGCTCGATGTACGACCCGTCCGCCGTGTTCTACATGGACAAGATCGCCGCCGGTCCCGAGGGCCGTGGTGTCCTCGACCTCGAGAAGCCGATCGGCGACAACATCCGTGCGCTCGCGAAGGCGAAGGGCAAGGACCTCGAGGACATGCAGATCGCCGTCCTCGACCGTCCCCGCCACGACGAACTCATCCGTGCGATCCGTGCGACCGGCGCCGGCACCCGACTGCTGCTCGACGGTGACGTCGCCGGTGGCATCGCGGCGGCGCTGCCCGGGTCGACGATCGACATGTGCGTCGGTGTCGGCGGCACCCCGGAGGGCATCATCACCGCGTGCGCGATCAAGGCGCTCGGTGGCGTGATCCTCGGCAAGCTCCAGCCGAAGGACGACGAGGAGCGCGAGAAGGCCATCGCCGCCGGACACGACCTCGACAAGGTCCTCGACCAGGACGACCTCGTCACGGGCGACAACACGTTCTTCGTCGCGACGGGTGTCACCGACGGTGTCCTCGTGGACGGTGTCCGCCGGTCGCGTGGTGTCATCCACACGGACTCGCTCGTGCTCCGGTCCCGGTCGAACACGATCCGCCGCATCCAGGCGGACCACCGCGCCGAGAAGTGGTTCTGA
- a CDS encoding MFS transporter → MRGVWRDPHTPYCSKESTMTMDVTPGTATRGLLDRLGLPVPLALGFVGVLLFMIGDGVESNYLSPFLVDSEGFSESAAAVTISAYGIFVTIGSWLSGTLSSILGPRKVMIIGAITWVVFEALFLLVGVEAGVHWVAIVAYAVRGVGYPFFAYAFLVWINTATRPEQRGSSVGWFWFVFGAGLPTLGSLIASWSIPILGEVGTFWLATLLVIIGAVMAIFGVRDRAHAGPARTGESAFGELAKGLTIIWRQPRVAIGAAVRLINTAPNFALFVVAPFFFTEQVGFSQSQYLQIVTIVYTANIFANLFFGVLGDRFGWQRTVLWFGCVTSAVGAALLYFVPLLIGPNFWATVACWAIFGIGLAGFVPLTALVPSFVPARDRGSALAVYTLAAGLSAFVGPVLVGALGGAANLPVLIWTFIGMYLLGAVLCLALHSLEDPRNLRRGSPSSTSTDRRIPLSE, encoded by the coding sequence ATCCGTGGTGTCTGGCGCGACCCCCACACCCCGTACTGTTCAAAGGAGAGCACGATGACCATGGACGTCACACCCGGGACCGCGACTCGCGGTCTGCTCGATCGACTGGGACTTCCGGTGCCACTCGCTCTGGGATTCGTCGGGGTCCTGCTGTTCATGATCGGTGACGGCGTCGAATCGAACTACCTCTCGCCGTTCCTTGTGGACAGCGAAGGGTTCAGCGAGTCGGCCGCCGCTGTCACCATCAGCGCGTACGGAATCTTCGTCACCATCGGTTCCTGGCTGTCCGGAACGCTGTCGTCGATCCTCGGTCCGCGCAAGGTGATGATCATTGGTGCGATCACCTGGGTCGTCTTCGAGGCACTCTTCCTCCTTGTCGGTGTCGAGGCAGGTGTGCACTGGGTGGCGATCGTCGCGTATGCCGTCCGTGGCGTCGGCTACCCGTTCTTCGCATACGCATTCCTGGTCTGGATCAATACCGCGACCCGGCCGGAGCAGCGTGGAAGCTCGGTTGGCTGGTTCTGGTTCGTCTTCGGGGCTGGACTCCCCACGCTCGGTTCGCTCATCGCGAGTTGGTCCATCCCGATCCTGGGCGAGGTCGGCACGTTTTGGCTTGCCACGCTGCTCGTGATCATCGGTGCGGTCATGGCGATTTTCGGTGTTCGGGACCGAGCGCACGCCGGCCCAGCGCGCACGGGTGAAAGCGCCTTCGGCGAACTCGCAAAGGGCTTGACCATCATCTGGCGACAACCACGGGTGGCTATCGGGGCCGCCGTCCGCCTCATCAACACGGCACCGAACTTCGCCCTGTTCGTGGTCGCACCGTTCTTCTTCACCGAGCAGGTCGGGTTCAGTCAGTCCCAGTACCTGCAGATCGTGACCATCGTCTACACCGCGAACATCTTCGCCAACCTCTTCTTTGGAGTCCTCGGCGACCGTTTCGGATGGCAGCGCACAGTCCTGTGGTTCGGGTGCGTCACCAGCGCGGTTGGAGCGGCGCTGCTGTACTTCGTTCCGCTCCTCATCGGTCCCAATTTCTGGGCCACCGTCGCCTGCTGGGCGATCTTCGGGATCGGCCTTGCCGGCTTCGTCCCGCTGACAGCGCTGGTGCCGTCCTTCGTCCCTGCCCGTGACCGCGGGAGCGCATTGGCCGTCTACACTCTCGCTGCCGGACTGTCGGCGTTCGTGGGACCAGTCTTGGTCGGCGCACTCGGCGGCGCTGCAAACCTCCCGGTGCTGATCTGGACCTTCATCGGAATGTATCTACTTGGAGCAGTGCTCTGCCTGGCGCTCCACAGTTTGGAGGACCCGAGGAATCTTCGGCGCGGCTCCCCGAGCTCCACCAGCACGGACCGGCGCATCCCGCTTAGTGAGTAG
- a CDS encoding FGGY family carbohydrate kinase, with amino-acid sequence MAPTHRLPIVCGIDIGSTNTKVVAVDPRSTVVARTQRATPRDPADLSIDAGGLRTLVEDMVIEVCGDSYAVVATSGVGVGEDGVPLDAALSPLAPALAWFDPRRSRMFTSIRDHLIDRPSVGVTPDPARTVVGWRWAHQEGQLARAASWVSVTDSVGAAWSGRAFMSDTIAARTAAWDGDTRSWIPESVNATLGNLDLLPPVLSAGTVVGSLRSDRLADVGCVGADAVVVVGGHDHPVGGWAVDRIAPNAILDSMGTAEVVVAQSRSRLRRTPTIDVAPGVGHPGTSLLCVEEFTRNVEWASLDPAVAVELRNLVVGVSTPDPAFDSDAFITGGPGGGRPRYSLDAPAAPLARASAVLGALARVGADAIRDVAALMPETAPVYAAGGWSRARGWVAIKERVTDQQMRVVEEPEVAAVGAAILAAEAIGWQISASDALGATH; translated from the coding sequence GTGGCCCCGACACATCGACTTCCGATCGTCTGCGGGATCGACATCGGTAGCACGAATACGAAGGTCGTTGCCGTCGATCCCCGTAGCACCGTGGTGGCGCGCACGCAGCGGGCGACACCGCGTGACCCGGCCGATCTATCGATCGATGCCGGTGGGCTCCGCACTCTCGTCGAGGACATGGTCATCGAGGTCTGCGGTGACTCCTACGCCGTGGTCGCGACGTCGGGGGTCGGTGTGGGGGAGGACGGGGTACCGCTGGATGCCGCGCTGTCGCCGCTGGCTCCAGCACTGGCCTGGTTCGATCCGAGGCGCAGCAGGATGTTCACCTCGATTCGAGACCATCTGATCGACCGCCCAAGCGTCGGAGTTACGCCGGACCCTGCGCGCACCGTCGTCGGGTGGCGATGGGCACACCAGGAAGGCCAACTTGCACGCGCGGCGAGCTGGGTGTCCGTCACGGACTCCGTCGGCGCCGCCTGGAGCGGCCGAGCATTCATGAGCGACACGATCGCAGCGCGGACGGCAGCGTGGGACGGCGATACTCGATCGTGGATACCGGAGTCGGTGAACGCAACGCTCGGGAACTTGGACCTTCTCCCACCCGTGCTCTCCGCGGGAACGGTAGTCGGCTCACTGCGCTCGGATCGCCTCGCCGACGTGGGTTGTGTCGGAGCTGACGCGGTCGTCGTCGTCGGTGGGCATGACCATCCCGTTGGCGGTTGGGCCGTCGACCGTATTGCACCGAATGCGATCCTCGATTCGATGGGCACGGCCGAGGTCGTCGTGGCTCAGAGTCGCTCTCGATTGCGCCGAACGCCGACCATCGATGTCGCGCCGGGCGTGGGACATCCCGGAACGTCGCTATTGTGCGTCGAGGAGTTCACACGGAACGTCGAGTGGGCCTCTCTCGACCCTGCTGTCGCGGTCGAGTTGCGGAATCTGGTCGTCGGCGTTTCGACGCCGGACCCGGCCTTTGATTCCGACGCGTTCATCACAGGCGGCCCCGGCGGCGGGCGGCCCCGCTACTCGCTCGACGCTCCAGCTGCACCGTTGGCCAGAGCCTCGGCCGTGCTCGGAGCTCTGGCTCGGGTTGGCGCAGACGCGATCAGGGACGTCGCGGCACTGATGCCGGAAACAGCTCCGGTCTATGCGGCCGGCGGCTGGTCACGCGCCCGAGGCTGGGTGGCGATCAAGGAGCGGGTCACCGATCAGCAGATGCGGGTGGTGGAGGAACCGGAGGTCGCGGCCGTAGGAGCAGCCATTCTGGCTGCTGAGGCCATCGGTTGGCAGATATCAGCCTCCGACGCGTTGGGAGCTACTCACTAA
- a CDS encoding class II fructose-bisphosphate aldolase yields the protein MPLVSGIEVINECTTRGLVAGAFNTTNIETTMGIVAAIEKVGVPTFIQVAPTNVSLSGFEYIYDMVSRRLEHTDVPVALHLDHGKSLDAVKDALAADFTSIMIDYSEYPYDENVRVSKIAREMTPTTLALEAELGSIGGKEDDVAPEFAAHTNPQQAAEFVAATGTDMLAVSVGNQHGYMPNAAIDFDLLAQVRDASPVPLVIHGGSGLPDAQLARLHEFNVVKVNVASDLRNAMIRTFGEAYNANPKEASLIRVSKDAVAAITDVVEKRIRTLNPSVA from the coding sequence GTGCCCCTGGTCAGCGGTATCGAAGTCATCAACGAGTGCACGACGCGAGGTCTCGTCGCAGGCGCCTTCAACACGACCAACATCGAGACGACCATGGGTATCGTCGCCGCCATCGAAAAGGTCGGCGTCCCGACCTTCATCCAGGTCGCCCCGACGAACGTCTCCCTGTCCGGCTTCGAGTACATCTACGACATGGTCAGCCGACGCCTGGAGCACACCGATGTTCCGGTCGCCTTGCACCTCGATCACGGGAAGTCGTTGGACGCAGTGAAGGACGCCCTCGCTGCGGACTTCACGTCCATCATGATCGACTACTCCGAGTACCCGTACGACGAGAACGTCCGGGTCTCCAAGATCGCCCGTGAGATGACGCCAACGACCTTGGCGCTCGAGGCGGAGCTCGGCAGCATCGGCGGCAAGGAAGATGACGTCGCCCCGGAGTTCGCTGCGCACACGAACCCGCAGCAGGCCGCGGAGTTCGTCGCGGCGACCGGCACCGACATGCTTGCCGTCTCGGTCGGCAATCAACACGGCTACATGCCGAATGCGGCGATCGACTTCGATCTCCTCGCTCAGGTCCGCGATGCCAGTCCCGTTCCCCTCGTCATCCATGGCGGATCAGGGTTGCCCGACGCTCAGTTGGCGCGCCTGCACGAGTTCAACGTCGTGAAGGTGAATGTCGCCAGCGACCTGCGGAACGCGATGATCCGCACGTTTGGCGAGGCATACAACGCGAACCCGAAGGAAGCATCGCTCATCCGGGTGTCGAAGGACGCGGTCGCTGCCATCACGGACGTGGTCGAGAAGCGCATCCGGACCCTCAACCCGTCCGTCGCCTAA
- a CDS encoding FGGY-family carbohydrate kinase: MLPTITVDIGTTSVKLCMFGADGVLASAAKRPTPTIRDALGEIYDTDALQRSIGDFVGSIDPAVRATVRRIAIAGVGESGGLVHGDGSLASPMVLWHDHRGADRLASLSDADRARVYSITGLPVNANYGLSKVAWAVEAGGAKAEGAQWLNVAEYVAATLTGQRWSEYSLASRTMALDLEARTWSEEMCAMFELNPNRFPELRTALDGAAIAPAVATALDVDTSVVVHVAGHDHMVGAAGAALTTDEMLNSTGTTEGVLFLSDTPSLGPDFASSKLANGISCTGTEFTLFASIPTGGSAFATLQSLLGLPADRLGGCIDAVHQEYVEGRIDLDRIPMVLPQFRGSPPPTKNAAARGVIAGIGTDTSTEELVFGCFLGMVMQFQDVLNLFPAAAGEVKVIGPASGNMLWQQLKADLLGTPLSASRFPEVVSRGAQILASGDAPRWSDCDPDDVTVQPERHAALTAWRQSIMPRWEHLKALAS; the protein is encoded by the coding sequence GTGTTGCCCACGATCACCGTCGACATCGGCACGACCAGCGTCAAGCTCTGCATGTTCGGCGCGGATGGCGTACTGGCTTCGGCCGCGAAGCGTCCGACGCCCACGATCCGAGATGCATTGGGTGAGATCTACGACACGGACGCGCTCCAACGATCCATCGGCGACTTCGTCGGGTCGATCGACCCGGCCGTCCGCGCAACGGTGCGAAGGATCGCTATCGCTGGAGTCGGTGAGTCGGGCGGACTGGTTCACGGGGATGGTTCCTTAGCGTCACCGATGGTGCTCTGGCATGACCACCGCGGTGCCGACAGATTGGCTTCACTGAGCGACGCGGATCGGGCGCGGGTGTACTCGATCACGGGGTTGCCGGTCAACGCGAACTACGGCTTGTCCAAGGTCGCGTGGGCCGTCGAAGCAGGTGGAGCGAAAGCAGAGGGTGCGCAGTGGTTGAACGTCGCGGAGTACGTCGCCGCGACACTCACCGGGCAACGGTGGTCCGAGTACTCACTGGCGAGCCGCACGATGGCGCTCGACCTCGAGGCGCGCACCTGGTCCGAGGAGATGTGCGCAATGTTCGAGCTCAACCCGAACCGTTTCCCGGAGTTGAGGACCGCTCTCGACGGCGCCGCCATCGCGCCGGCAGTAGCTACAGCCCTCGACGTCGACACCAGCGTCGTAGTCCACGTGGCTGGCCACGACCACATGGTGGGGGCAGCGGGGGCGGCTCTGACGACCGATGAGATGCTGAACTCCACGGGCACGACAGAAGGGGTGCTCTTCCTCTCGGACACCCCGTCACTCGGACCGGACTTCGCGAGCTCGAAGCTCGCGAACGGGATCTCTTGCACGGGAACAGAGTTCACGCTGTTCGCATCCATCCCGACGGGCGGGTCCGCGTTCGCCACGTTGCAATCGTTGCTCGGCCTTCCTGCCGACCGGCTTGGCGGCTGTATCGACGCAGTGCATCAGGAGTATGTCGAAGGGCGGATCGATCTCGACCGCATCCCGATGGTCTTGCCCCAGTTCCGCGGGAGTCCACCGCCGACGAAGAACGCCGCCGCGCGCGGCGTAATCGCCGGTATCGGCACGGACACGTCCACCGAAGAACTCGTCTTCGGCTGCTTCCTCGGCATGGTCATGCAATTCCAGGACGTACTGAACCTGTTCCCCGCTGCGGCAGGCGAGGTGAAGGTCATCGGGCCCGCCAGCGGGAACATGCTGTGGCAGCAGCTGAAAGCCGACCTGCTCGGTACCCCGCTGTCTGCGTCGCGGTTTCCCGAAGTGGTCAGTCGTGGAGCCCAAATCCTGGCCTCGGGCGACGCACCTCGATGGAGCGACTGCGATCCGGACGACGTGACCGTCCAGCCCGAGCGCCACGCTGCATTGACCGCCTGGCGTCAGTCGATCATGCCGCGATGGGAGCACCTGAAGGCGCTCGCATCATGA
- a CDS encoding FGGY family carbohydrate kinase produces MRTITSTNGGEAKMLVAGIDSSTQMCKVTVRDAATGERIREGKASHPSGTIVHPNVWWEALLTAVRRAGGLDDVVAISVGGQQHTPVFLAADGEVVCDSPLWNDTGSHSQMVDLNRELGRDEWIRRTGLPLTLSDTVVKLRWLRDTDPASVERTAAVAVVHDWLTWRLMGFGPGSGALDRLTTDRSEASGTAYWSPETGEYCEDLFEHAFGKSATLPKVLGPTDSAGVTGDRIPGIPAGIVLGAGSGDNAAAALALDVSPGDTVLSLGTSGVVYTRSKEAVHDYAGYVCNYADATGDQLPLVATLNAARNFELGAGLLGCTFDELSDLALSAPAGAEGLTLLPYFEGERTPDLPHARASLHQASLTNFNRANFARAIIEGTLASQVEMLDALSSCGIRTDRVVLIGGAAQSEAVQHILTQMVAVPVVVPEPEEYVAKGAAMQAVAAATGAFPIWSTNGSELAPRTLEAQISRQHDAAKVAMGYFEKGPAATPTRSESPA; encoded by the coding sequence ATGAGGACCATCACGAGCACTAACGGAGGCGAGGCAAAGATGCTGGTCGCAGGAATCGATTCGTCCACGCAGATGTGCAAAGTGACCGTCCGCGATGCGGCGACGGGCGAGCGGATCCGCGAGGGCAAGGCATCACACCCGAGCGGCACAATCGTCCACCCGAACGTGTGGTGGGAGGCGCTGTTGACGGCGGTGCGGCGCGCCGGTGGCCTCGACGACGTCGTAGCCATCTCGGTTGGCGGGCAGCAGCACACGCCGGTCTTCCTGGCCGCCGACGGCGAGGTTGTTTGCGACTCCCCGCTTTGGAACGACACCGGGTCCCACTCGCAGATGGTGGATCTCAACCGCGAGCTCGGTCGCGATGAGTGGATCCGGCGCACTGGCCTGCCGTTGACCTTGTCCGACACGGTCGTGAAGCTGCGTTGGTTACGGGACACCGACCCCGCATCGGTCGAGCGAACCGCGGCGGTCGCCGTCGTCCACGACTGGCTGACCTGGCGACTGATGGGCTTCGGCCCCGGCAGCGGCGCCCTCGACCGACTCACCACGGATCGTTCCGAGGCGAGCGGCACCGCGTACTGGTCGCCGGAAACAGGAGAGTACTGCGAAGACTTGTTCGAGCACGCTTTCGGCAAGTCCGCGACTCTCCCGAAGGTGCTCGGCCCGACCGATAGCGCTGGCGTCACTGGCGATCGCATCCCCGGTATCCCCGCTGGCATCGTTCTCGGAGCCGGAAGTGGTGACAATGCCGCCGCGGCTCTTGCTCTGGACGTGAGTCCCGGCGACACCGTTCTTTCCCTAGGTACCTCTGGCGTGGTCTACACCCGCTCGAAGGAGGCCGTTCACGATTACGCCGGCTACGTCTGCAACTACGCGGACGCCACCGGTGACCAGCTGCCCTTGGTCGCGACGCTCAACGCAGCGCGGAACTTCGAACTCGGAGCTGGACTCCTGGGCTGCACCTTTGACGAGCTCTCTGATCTCGCTCTCTCCGCTCCGGCTGGCGCCGAGGGGTTGACGTTGTTGCCGTACTTCGAGGGTGAACGCACCCCGGATCTTCCGCACGCGCGAGCGTCATTGCATCAGGCGTCGTTGACTAACTTCAACCGCGCGAATTTCGCCCGCGCCATCATCGAAGGCACCCTGGCAAGCCAGGTAGAGATGCTCGATGCTCTGTCCAGCTGCGGCATCCGCACCGACCGCGTCGTCCTCATCGGTGGCGCGGCACAGAGCGAAGCCGTGCAGCACATCCTCACCCAGATGGTCGCCGTCCCGGTCGTGGTGCCAGAGCCCGAGGAGTACGTCGCCAAGGGCGCCGCTATGCAGGCCGTAGCGGCCGCAACAGGCGCGTTCCCAATCTGGTCTACGAACGGCTCGGAGCTCGCTCCGCGAACGCTCGAAGCTCAGATCTCCCGACAACACGACGCTGCCAAAGTTGCAATGGGCTACTTCGAAAAGGGACCGGCGGCAACCCCGACACGTTCGGAATCGCCTGCGTAG